One genomic window of Sphingomonas ginsengisoli An et al. 2013 includes the following:
- the lptE gene encoding LPS assembly lipoprotein LptE yields MTRLPLLFALAFATAGCGLHPLYAGGEAGPVAQLLHSVAVQPIPGQSGYLVRSALVDRLGTTDPTPRYRLQVELDDSIEGFGIRSDSAVTRERRTLRARYRLVDATTGAVVLDATAGSDSGIDVVSSEYATVAAEQSALERLSVIVADQIVARIGLFATRSGGR; encoded by the coding sequence GTGACCCGCCTTCCCCTTCTCTTTGCGCTGGCCTTCGCCACCGCCGGCTGCGGCCTCCACCCGCTCTATGCCGGGGGCGAGGCCGGCCCGGTCGCGCAGCTGCTCCACTCGGTCGCGGTGCAGCCGATCCCCGGCCAGTCGGGCTATCTGGTCCGCTCGGCGCTGGTCGACCGGCTCGGCACCACCGATCCCACGCCGCGCTACCGCCTCCAGGTCGAGCTTGACGATTCGATCGAAGGCTTCGGCATCCGCAGCGATTCGGCGGTCACCCGCGAACGCCGCACCCTGCGCGCGCGCTACCGGCTGGTCGACGCGACCACCGGCGCGGTCGTGCTCGACGCCACCGCCGGCTCGGATTCGGGCATCGACGTCGTCAGCAGCGAATATGCCACCGTCGCCGCCGAGCAGAGCGCGCTCGAGCGGCTAAGCGTCATCGTCGCCGACCAGATCGTCGCCCGCATCGGTCTGTTCGCGACCCGCTCGGGCGGTCGGTGA
- the leuS gene encoding leucine--tRNA ligase: MTDRFDPAASDSRWQERWEAEGCFRADSASPKPKSFVLEMFPYPSGRIHMGHVRNYTMGDVLARFRRMQGFEVLHPMGWDAFGMPAENAAMEKKVHPGSWTRENIATMRGQLKRLGFALDWSRELATCEPDYYGHEQALFLDLFAAGLVFRKESEVNWDPVDMTVLANEQVIDGKGWRSGAPVERRKLSQWFLKITDFAEELLDGLGTLDQWPDKVRLMQENWIGKSQGLQFRFQRADTAGEIEVFTTRPDTIFGASFVAISPGHPIAEALAAERPEVADFIARCKQGGTTAAEIETAEKLGFDTGLEVLHPLDPDWRLPVWIANFVLMDYGTGALFGVPAHDVRDFEFATKYKLPIRRVVAASANEAGLPITAAEVGSGVAVNSRFLDGLTSEAATAEVIRRAETAGWGQGTIQYRLRDWGVSRQRYWGTPIPIIHCDACGAVPVPRDQLPVVLPEDVSFDIPGNPLDRHPTWTKVDCPQCGAAARRETDTLDTFVDSSWYFIRFASQPNDQPFDRAEAEAWLPVGQYIGGVEHAILHLLYARFWTRALERIGKIGVTEPFKGLFTQGMVTHETYRAGDGSWLSPNEVQRNGDDWVHIESGHPVTPGRIEKMSKSKKNVIDPDTIIDRYGADAVRWFMLSDSPPERDLEWSIGGIEGAARFVQRVWKLTQTAALADATGDDLALRRRVHKTIAAVAQAIEGLQFNKAIASLYELTSAIEKAAPSADRSTAVRTLLMLVAPMAPHLAEEAWANLGGAGMIADQPWPAHDLALLVDDQVTVAVQVNGKLRDTIAAARGLAREELQAMALGSDKVAKFLDGAEPKKVIVVPDRLVNIVL, translated from the coding sequence ATGACCGACCGTTTCGACCCGGCGGCGAGCGACTCCCGCTGGCAGGAGCGGTGGGAGGCCGAGGGCTGCTTCCGCGCCGACAGCGCCAGCCCCAAGCCCAAGTCCTTCGTGCTCGAGATGTTTCCCTACCCGTCGGGACGCATCCACATGGGGCACGTCCGCAATTACACGATGGGCGACGTGCTCGCGCGCTTCCGCCGGATGCAGGGCTTCGAAGTCCTCCACCCGATGGGCTGGGATGCCTTCGGGATGCCGGCCGAGAATGCGGCGATGGAAAAGAAGGTCCATCCCGGCAGCTGGACCCGCGAGAACATCGCCACCATGCGCGGCCAGCTGAAGCGGCTCGGCTTCGCGCTCGACTGGAGCCGTGAGCTCGCCACCTGCGAACCCGATTACTACGGGCATGAGCAGGCACTCTTCCTCGACCTGTTCGCCGCCGGCCTCGTCTTCCGCAAGGAATCGGAGGTCAACTGGGACCCGGTCGACATGACCGTGCTCGCCAACGAGCAGGTGATCGACGGCAAGGGCTGGCGCTCGGGCGCCCCGGTCGAGCGGCGCAAACTGAGCCAGTGGTTCCTCAAGATCACCGACTTCGCCGAGGAGCTGCTCGACGGCTTGGGCACGCTCGACCAGTGGCCCGACAAGGTCCGGCTGATGCAGGAAAATTGGATCGGCAAGAGCCAGGGGCTCCAGTTCCGTTTCCAGCGTGCCGATACGGCGGGCGAGATCGAGGTTTTCACCACCCGTCCCGACACCATCTTCGGCGCCAGCTTCGTCGCCATCTCGCCCGGCCACCCGATCGCCGAGGCGCTCGCCGCCGAGCGACCGGAGGTCGCCGACTTCATCGCGCGCTGCAAACAGGGCGGCACCACCGCCGCCGAGATCGAGACCGCCGAGAAGCTGGGCTTCGACACCGGGCTCGAAGTGCTCCACCCGCTCGATCCCGACTGGCGCCTGCCGGTGTGGATCGCGAACTTCGTGCTGATGGACTATGGCACTGGCGCGCTCTTCGGCGTTCCCGCGCACGACGTCCGCGATTTCGAATTCGCGACCAAGTACAAGCTGCCGATCCGCCGCGTCGTCGCCGCCAGCGCCAACGAGGCTGGACTGCCGATCACCGCCGCCGAAGTCGGCTCAGGGGTCGCGGTGAACTCGCGCTTCCTCGACGGGCTGACCAGCGAGGCCGCCACCGCCGAGGTCATCCGCCGTGCCGAGACCGCCGGCTGGGGCCAGGGCACGATCCAGTACCGCCTGCGCGACTGGGGCGTCAGCCGCCAGCGCTACTGGGGCACGCCGATCCCGATCATCCACTGCGACGCGTGCGGCGCGGTCCCCGTCCCGCGCGATCAGCTCCCGGTGGTGCTGCCCGAGGACGTCAGCTTCGACATCCCCGGCAACCCGCTCGACCGCCATCCGACCTGGACCAAGGTCGACTGCCCGCAGTGCGGTGCGGCGGCGCGGCGCGAGACCGACACGCTCGACACCTTCGTCGATTCGTCCTGGTATTTCATCCGCTTCGCCAGCCAGCCGAACGATCAGCCGTTCGACCGCGCCGAGGCCGAGGCCTGGTTGCCCGTCGGCCAATATATCGGCGGGGTCGAGCATGCGATCCTCCACCTTCTCTACGCCCGCTTCTGGACCCGCGCGCTCGAGCGGATCGGCAAGATCGGCGTGACCGAGCCGTTCAAGGGCCTGTTCACGCAAGGAATGGTCACCCACGAGACCTATCGCGCCGGCGACGGCAGCTGGCTTAGCCCCAATGAGGTTCAGCGCAACGGCGACGACTGGGTGCACATCGAATCGGGCCATCCGGTCACCCCCGGCCGGATCGAAAAAATGTCCAAGTCGAAGAAGAACGTGATCGACCCCGACACGATCATCGACCGCTACGGCGCCGACGCGGTGCGCTGGTTCATGCTCTCCGACTCGCCCCCCGAGCGCGATCTCGAATGGTCGATTGGCGGGATCGAGGGCGCCGCCCGCTTCGTCCAGCGGGTGTGGAAGCTGACCCAGACCGCCGCTTTGGCCGACGCGACCGGCGACGACCTCGCGCTGCGCCGCCGCGTCCACAAGACCATCGCCGCGGTTGCCCAGGCGATCGAGGGCCTCCAGTTTAACAAGGCTATCGCCAGCCTCTACGAGCTCACCAGCGCGATCGAGAAGGCCGCGCCCTCGGCTGACCGCAGCACGGCCGTCCGCACCCTGCTCATGCTGGTCGCGCCGATGGCCCCCCACCTCGCCGAGGAAGCCTGGGCGAACCTCGGCGGCGCCGGGATGATCGCCGACCAGCCGTGGCCCGCGCACGATCTCGCGTTGCTGGTCGACGACCAGGTCACCGTCGCGGTGCAGGTCAACGGCAAGCTGCGCGACACGATCGCCGCCGCGCGCGGCCTCGCCCGTGAGGAACTGCAGGCGATGGCGCTCGGCAGCGACAAGGTCGCCAAGTTCCTCGACGGCGCCGAGCCGAAAAAGGTGATTGTGGTGCCCGACCGTCTGGTGAACATCGTCCTGTGA
- a CDS encoding DUF3576 domain-containing protein, translating to MVRTTFTAALIPLALLATGCARNRDVPTRLAPARLTQIGVNTYLWRAAIDTLSFAPLITADSNGGVIVTDWYANPQAPGERVKLTVSILDQDLRADALRVAASRQVNQGGQWVDAPVAAATVQKLEDIILTRARDIRRGTVSG from the coding sequence ATGGTCCGCACCACTTTCACCGCCGCGCTGATTCCCCTCGCGCTGCTTGCCACCGGGTGCGCGCGCAACCGGGACGTGCCGACCCGGCTCGCCCCCGCCCGGCTGACCCAGATCGGCGTCAACACCTACCTCTGGCGCGCCGCGATCGACACGCTGAGCTTCGCGCCGCTGATCACCGCCGACAGCAATGGCGGAGTGATCGTCACCGACTGGTACGCCAACCCCCAGGCGCCGGGTGAGCGGGTCAAGCTGACCGTCTCGATCCTCGACCAGGACCTGCGCGCCGACGCGCTGCGGGTCGCCGCCAGCCGCCAGGTCAACCAGGGCGGCCAGTGGGTCGACGCGCCGGTCGCCGCCGCCACCGTGCAGAAGCTCGAGGACATCATCCTGACCCGCGCCCGCGACATCCGCCGCGGCACCGTCTCCGGCTAA
- a CDS encoding thiamine phosphate synthase, which yields MTTQRWPGAWLMTDERMGEKLWPAIECAGDASAGIILRHHATEPQRRRVIGSKIADLAHKRGLTLGVARDAALARELGARLVHNPDGPSLGLPFSRAVHDEAEALAAAAEGAALVFVSPVYATRSHSEAVPLGEKEAARLAGIAGAPAYALGGIDSRDWRRLRKLKALGFSGWAGIDAWIALAKGRFRL from the coding sequence ATGACGACGCAACGCTGGCCCGGCGCTTGGCTGATGACCGACGAGCGGATGGGCGAGAAGCTCTGGCCAGCGATCGAGTGCGCGGGTGATGCGAGCGCGGGGATCATCCTGCGCCATCACGCCACCGAGCCCCAGCGGCGGCGGGTGATCGGGTCGAAGATCGCCGACCTCGCCCACAAGCGCGGCCTCACGCTCGGAGTTGCGCGCGACGCCGCGCTGGCCCGCGAGCTGGGCGCACGGCTGGTCCACAATCCCGACGGGCCCAGTCTTGGTCTGCCTTTTTCGCGCGCGGTGCATGACGAAGCGGAGGCGCTGGCGGCTGCGGCCGAGGGCGCGGCACTGGTGTTCGTCTCGCCGGTCTACGCCACCCGCTCGCATTCCGAGGCAGTGCCGCTCGGCGAGAAGGAGGCGGCGCGGCTGGCGGGGATCGCCGGCGCACCGGCCTATGCGCTCGGTGGAATCGACTCGCGCGACTGGAGGCGGTTGCGCAAGCTTAAGGCGCTGGGGTTTTCCGGGTGGGCGGGGATCGACGCTTGGATCGCACTGGCGAAGGGGCGGTTTCGGTTGTGA
- a CDS encoding YggS family pyridoxal phosphate-dependent enzyme: MTDAATRLAAVNDGIAAAARVAGRDPHEVTLVAVSKTRSAAEIESLIAAGQRVFGESRVQEAEEKWPALKAAHPDVALHCIGRLQSNKAEEAVALFDVIHSLDRASLLEALVKASDKAARTPTVYVQVNIGDEPQKGGVALGELAEFLGQVRAGPLPLAGLMCIPPAGVEPSPYFALLAKLVRRHDVTGLSMGMSGDYRAAVMLGATAVRVGTALFE; this comes from the coding sequence GTGACCGATGCTGCCACCCGCCTTGCCGCCGTCAACGATGGAATCGCCGCCGCCGCGCGAGTCGCCGGGCGCGATCCGCACGAGGTTACGCTGGTGGCGGTGTCGAAGACGCGCTCGGCGGCCGAGATCGAGTCGCTGATCGCCGCCGGGCAGCGGGTGTTCGGCGAAAGCCGCGTGCAGGAGGCGGAGGAGAAATGGCCCGCGCTCAAGGCCGCGCATCCCGACGTCGCGCTGCACTGCATCGGTCGGCTGCAATCGAACAAGGCCGAGGAAGCGGTGGCGCTGTTCGACGTGATCCATTCGCTCGACCGGGCGAGCCTGCTCGAGGCGCTGGTCAAGGCGAGCGACAAGGCCGCGCGCACGCCGACGGTCTACGTCCAGGTCAACATCGGCGACGAGCCGCAGAAGGGCGGGGTCGCGCTGGGCGAACTGGCGGAGTTTCTCGGGCAGGTCCGCGCCGGACCGCTGCCGCTCGCCGGGCTGATGTGCATCCCGCCCGCCGGAGTCGAGCCGTCGCCTTATTTCGCCCTGCTCGCCAAGCTGGTGCGGCGGCATGACGTCACGGGTTTGAGCATGGGGATGAGCGGCGATTATCGCGCGGCGGTGATGCTCGGGGCGACCGCCGTCCGGGTCGGGACCGCGCTGTTCGAGTAA
- the ribA gene encoding GTP cyclohydrolase II, which translates to MNRVRAAIAVLAAGQAITIGELTVAAVETGEDPGGDLIISGERAAALGLGQRREAADPAQPVRILRSDWLHDVNVRQLVDPSLDFSRGPLGPLSLGTLDDPPSARAALTLARLAALLPALWIAPAAQSVLHLDTAEALAASQRRAVTLAARARLPIDGIDADTQVAVFRATEDGSEHAAIVVGAPGGEPPLVRLHSECLTGDVFGSLKCDCGPQLHAALRLIAEAGAGVLLYLRDEGRGIGLSNKIRAYQLQDRGLDTVEANRRLGFPDDVRDYALAAAMLRALGIDRVRLLTNNPAKLAGLAAAGIEVVERVAHHMPTNPHNADYLATKQRKSGHLD; encoded by the coding sequence GTGAACCGGGTCCGCGCGGCCATCGCCGTGCTGGCGGCCGGGCAGGCGATCACCATCGGCGAACTCACCGTCGCCGCGGTCGAGACGGGCGAGGATCCCGGCGGCGACCTCATCATCAGCGGCGAACGTGCCGCCGCGCTCGGCCTCGGCCAGCGCCGCGAGGCCGCCGATCCCGCGCAGCCGGTGCGCATCCTCCGCTCGGACTGGCTTCATGACGTCAACGTCCGCCAGCTGGTCGACCCCAGCCTCGACTTCAGCCGCGGCCCGCTCGGCCCGTTGTCGCTCGGCACCCTCGACGACCCGCCAAGCGCGCGCGCCGCGCTGACCCTCGCCCGCCTCGCCGCACTGCTGCCGGCGCTGTGGATCGCGCCTGCCGCGCAGTCGGTTCTCCACCTCGACACCGCCGAAGCCCTTGCCGCCAGCCAGCGCCGCGCGGTCACCCTGGCCGCCCGCGCCCGCTTGCCCATCGACGGCATCGACGCCGACACCCAGGTCGCGGTCTTCCGCGCGACCGAGGACGGCAGCGAGCATGCCGCAATCGTCGTCGGGGCGCCCGGCGGCGAGCCGCCGCTCGTCCGCCTCCACAGCGAATGCCTGACCGGCGACGTGTTCGGCAGCTTGAAGTGCGACTGCGGTCCGCAACTCCACGCCGCCTTGCGCCTGATCGCCGAGGCCGGCGCCGGCGTCCTCCTCTACCTTCGCGACGAAGGGCGCGGGATCGGGCTCAGCAACAAGATCCGCGCCTACCAGCTCCAGGACCGCGGGCTCGACACGGTCGAGGCCAACCGCCGGCTCGGTTTCCCCGACGACGTCCGCGACTATGCGCTGGCGGCGGCGATGCTTCGGGCGCTCGGGATCGACCGGGTGCGGCTGCTGACCAACAATCCGGCCAAGCTCGCCGGCTTAGCCGCGGCGGGCATCGAGGTCGTCGAGCGGGTCGCGCACCACATGCCGACCAACCCCCACAATGCCGACTATCTCGCCACGAAGCAGCGCAAGAGCGGCCACCTCGACTGA
- a CDS encoding exodeoxyribonuclease III has translation MTNLKIASWNINSVRARAAIVERFLLEQSPDVLCLQETKAANDVFPTELFERLGYVHQQLNGQRMHHGVAILSRLPLADPGSHDWQDNGEARHVGARLPGGVRLENVYIPAGGDIPDRTLNPKFGQKLDFLERMTRWSEGLKEPTVIVGDFNVAPLESDVWSHKALLDVVSHTPIEVEALGRLQAAHDWVDLGRQFIPAPERNFTWWSYRSLDWTRNDRGRRLDHMWCSPELAPQATAHAVHEPCRAWEKPSDHVPLVVEFAL, from the coding sequence GTGACCAACCTCAAGATCGCCAGCTGGAACATCAACTCGGTCCGCGCTCGCGCGGCCATCGTCGAGCGCTTCCTGCTCGAGCAGTCGCCCGACGTCCTCTGCCTGCAGGAAACCAAGGCGGCCAACGACGTCTTCCCGACCGAGCTGTTCGAGCGGCTCGGCTACGTCCACCAGCAATTGAACGGCCAGCGGATGCACCACGGCGTGGCGATCCTCTCGCGCCTGCCGCTCGCCGACCCGGGCAGCCACGACTGGCAGGACAATGGCGAGGCGCGCCACGTCGGTGCGCGGCTGCCGGGCGGCGTCCGGCTCGAGAACGTCTACATCCCCGCCGGCGGCGACATTCCCGACCGGACCCTCAACCCTAAGTTCGGCCAGAAGCTCGACTTCCTCGAGCGGATGACCCGCTGGTCCGAGGGACTGAAGGAACCGACCGTCATCGTCGGCGACTTCAACGTCGCCCCGCTCGAGAGCGACGTGTGGAGCCACAAGGCGCTGCTCGACGTCGTCAGTCACACGCCGATCGAGGTCGAGGCGCTCGGCCGGCTTCAGGCGGCGCACGACTGGGTCGACCTCGGCCGCCAGTTCATCCCCGCGCCCGAGCGCAATTTCACCTGGTGGAGCTATCGCTCGCTCGACTGGACCCGCAACGACCGCGGGCGGCGGCTCGACCACATGTGGTGCTCGCCCGAACTCGCGCCCCAAGCGACCGCCCACGCCGTCCATGAGCCGTGCCGCGCGTGGGAGAAGCCGTCCGACCACGTGCCGCTGGTGGTCGAGTTCGCGCTGTGA
- a CDS encoding LolA family protein — translation MTISISAARLLAPVAAVALVASAPAPAQTADALGQVERSLSATQTMTASFLQTDQKNRQLRGTLQLKRPGKVRFQYGGRANMLLVADGRKLTFIDYDVGQKSSWGIGNSPLSVLLSPQPDLKRIASIVPNSDPRIVLVRARDNRRPEFGTIILAFVKTGDAPGGLRLEGWTAIDAQSKRTTVKLDGQRYNVPIGDDAFTYADPKRRK, via the coding sequence ATGACCATTTCGATTTCCGCCGCGCGGCTGCTCGCGCCGGTCGCCGCCGTGGCGCTGGTCGCGAGCGCGCCCGCGCCGGCCCAGACCGCCGACGCGCTCGGCCAGGTCGAGCGCTCGCTGTCCGCCACCCAGACGATGACCGCGAGCTTCCTCCAGACCGACCAGAAGAATCGCCAGCTCCGCGGCACCCTCCAGCTCAAGCGTCCGGGCAAGGTCCGCTTCCAATATGGCGGCCGCGCCAACATGCTGCTGGTCGCCGACGGCCGGAAACTGACCTTCATCGACTATGACGTCGGCCAGAAGTCGAGCTGGGGAATCGGCAATTCGCCGCTGTCGGTGCTGCTGTCGCCCCAGCCCGACTTGAAGCGCATCGCCTCGATCGTCCCCAACAGCGATCCGCGCATCGTGCTGGTCCGGGCCCGCGACAACCGCCGGCCTGAATTCGGCACAATCATCCTCGCTTTCGTCAAGACCGGCGACGCCCCCGGCGGGCTGCGGCTCGAAGGCTGGACCGCGATCGACGCGCAGAGCAAGCGCACCACGGTCAAGCTCGACGGCCAGCGCTACAACGTCCCGATCGGCGACGACGCTTTCACTTACGCCGACCCCAAGCGCCGGAAATAG
- a CDS encoding FtsK/SpoIIIE family DNA translocase: MATVAGRAQRRELEPDWRDRLTDTVKAFALRILGALLLAASLGLAVALLTHQSTDPSWSTAAGGPPDNWLGAPGAYLSDILLLLFGVGAILFLPVIAIAGIRLLRGESAGRIGRALLFTGLGALLLGGALGLTAGSAVSGLPGGWGGALGLAGAHGLEYGVDQIGNPAIAGPLRLGLIVILALAGVVLAFLALGLRDEERGWVAERFRRPEREDRPVKPRKTAAPREKRLDEAAAMPPRGRPEVSVAEPSGALKPARGKAREAAATRGQQQSLALGDNFQLPPIDLLTAPPAGGRAPIDKAGLERNARLLEGVLEDFHVRGEIVEVRPGPVVTMYELEPASGIKASRVIQLADDIARNMSALSARVATIPGRSVIGIELPNVKRETVALRELIASQAFEDQSMSLPLILGKNIAGDPVIADLAPMPHLLVAGTTGSGKSVGLNAMILSLLYRMTPDECRMIMIDPKMLELSVYDDIPHLLSPVVTEPAKAIRALKWAVEQMEERYRMMASLGVRALKSFNEKVLDAKARGTKLGRRVQTGYDADSGQPIYETEELEYGVLPQVVVVVDELADLMMTAGKEVEFLIQRLAQKARAAGIHLIMATQRPSVDVITGVIKANLPTRISFQVTSKIDSRTILGEQGAEQLLGKGDMLYMPGGKQILRVHGPFVSDEEVRAVAEHWRRQGTPDYIQAVTEEPEDGGYLLDGAPAGEDDAESQLYRKAIQIVAESQKASTSYLQRQLRVGYNSAARLIERMEKDGRVGQPDHVGRREVLMDMDGHPL, translated from the coding sequence ATGGCGACGGTGGCGGGACGCGCGCAGCGGCGCGAGCTGGAGCCGGACTGGCGCGACCGGCTGACCGACACGGTGAAGGCGTTCGCGCTGCGCATCCTCGGCGCATTGCTGCTCGCCGCCAGCCTCGGGCTCGCGGTCGCCTTGCTCACCCACCAGAGCACCGACCCGAGCTGGAGCACCGCCGCCGGCGGCCCGCCCGACAATTGGCTCGGCGCGCCCGGCGCCTACCTTTCCGACATCCTGCTGCTGCTGTTCGGCGTCGGCGCAATTCTGTTCCTGCCGGTGATCGCCATCGCCGGCATCCGCCTGCTGCGCGGCGAAAGCGCCGGGCGGATCGGCCGCGCATTGTTGTTCACGGGCCTCGGCGCCCTGCTGCTCGGCGGCGCCCTCGGCCTGACCGCCGGCTCGGCGGTGTCGGGGCTCCCCGGCGGCTGGGGCGGCGCGCTCGGCCTCGCCGGCGCCCACGGCCTCGAATATGGGGTCGACCAGATCGGCAATCCGGCGATCGCGGGGCCGCTCCGGCTCGGCCTGATCGTCATCCTGGCGCTGGCCGGGGTCGTCCTCGCCTTCCTCGCATTGGGCCTGCGCGACGAGGAACGCGGCTGGGTCGCCGAGCGCTTCCGCCGGCCCGAGCGTGAGGACCGTCCGGTCAAGCCGCGCAAGACCGCCGCTCCGCGCGAAAAGCGCCTCGACGAAGCCGCCGCGATGCCGCCTCGTGGCCGTCCCGAAGTCTCGGTCGCCGAGCCGAGCGGTGCGCTCAAGCCCGCGCGCGGCAAGGCCAGGGAGGCCGCTGCCACCCGCGGCCAGCAGCAGAGCCTCGCGCTCGGCGACAACTTCCAGCTGCCCCCGATCGACCTCTTGACCGCTCCGCCCGCCGGCGGCCGCGCCCCGATCGACAAGGCCGGGCTCGAGCGCAACGCCCGCCTGCTCGAAGGCGTGCTCGAGGACTTCCACGTCCGCGGCGAGATCGTCGAGGTCCGCCCCGGCCCGGTCGTCACCATGTATGAGCTCGAGCCCGCCAGCGGGATCAAGGCGAGCCGCGTCATCCAGCTCGCCGACGACATCGCCCGCAACATGTCGGCGCTGTCGGCCCGCGTCGCCACCATTCCCGGCCGCAGCGTGATCGGCATCGAACTCCCCAACGTGAAGCGCGAGACGGTCGCCCTGCGCGAGCTGATCGCCAGCCAGGCGTTCGAGGACCAGTCGATGAGCCTGCCGCTGATCCTCGGCAAGAACATCGCCGGCGATCCCGTCATCGCCGACCTGGCGCCGATGCCCCACCTGCTGGTCGCGGGCACCACCGGCTCGGGCAAGTCGGTGGGCTTGAACGCCATGATCCTCTCGCTGCTCTACCGGATGACCCCGGACGAGTGCCGGATGATCATGATCGACCCCAAGATGCTCGAGCTGAGCGTCTACGACGACATCCCCCACCTCCTCTCCCCGGTCGTCACCGAGCCGGCCAAGGCGATCCGCGCCTTGAAATGGGCGGTCGAGCAGATGGAGGAGCGCTATCGGATGATGGCCAGCCTCGGCGTCCGCGCGCTCAAGAGCTTCAACGAGAAGGTGCTCGACGCCAAGGCGCGCGGCACCAAGCTCGGGCGGCGGGTCCAGACCGGTTACGACGCCGACAGCGGCCAGCCGATCTACGAGACCGAAGAGCTTGAGTATGGGGTCCTGCCGCAGGTTGTGGTGGTGGTCGACGAGCTCGCCGACCTGATGATGACCGCCGGCAAGGAAGTCGAATTCCTAATCCAGCGGCTCGCCCAGAAGGCGCGCGCGGCGGGCATCCACCTCATCATGGCGACCCAGCGTCCCTCGGTCGACGTTATCACCGGCGTCATCAAGGCCAATCTGCCGACACGCATCAGCTTCCAGGTGACCAGCAAGATCGACAGCCGCACCATCCTCGGCGAACAGGGCGCCGAGCAGCTGCTCGGCAAGGGCGACATGCTCTACATGCCCGGCGGCAAGCAGATCCTCCGCGTCCACGGCCCGTTCGTCAGCGACGAGGAGGTCCGCGCGGTCGCCGAGCATTGGCGCCGCCAAGGCACCCCCGACTACATCCAGGCGGTCACCGAGGAGCCCGAGGACGGCGGCTATCTGCTCGACGGCGCCCCGGCGGGCGAGGACGATGCCGAGAGCCAACTCTACCGCAAGGCGATCCAGATCGTCGCCGAAAGCCAGAAGGCCTCGACCTCCTACCTCCAGCGCCAGCTCCGCGTCGGCTACAACAGCGCCGCGCGGCTGATCGAGCGAATGGAAAAGGACGGTCGGGTCGGCCAGCCCGACCATGTCGGCCGCCGCGAAGTGCTGATGGACATGGACGGCCACCCGCTCTGA
- a CDS encoding FAD-dependent monooxygenase has protein sequence MISSDVIILGGGLVGLTLAAALDASGLTSIVIDPADPDLRKDAAFDGRTSAISSSSLRMLRTIGVADHFPAPGSPIKAIRASDGLAPGGLTFEAEPDEPLGWMHENRHLRAALRGRTEAGPGITLLWQTSATTIDRGDHGVAVTLSDGREARAPLLLVAEGRNSPTREAAGIRLARWRYDHAAIVSTLAHERPHEDVAYEIFFPDGPFALLPMTDLADGSHRSALVWSVAGADSPGWLSLSDEDFAAEVQAAMGGLLGKVRMTAPRSTYPLGFHHAARITDRRLALVGDAAHGIHPIAGQGLNLGFRDVAALAEVLVDGARLGLDLGDAQLLARYQQWRALDTLSVALATDSLARLYGVPGKAASAVRRFGMALIDRVGPLKERLNAEARGTSGDLPLLLRGLPI, from the coding sequence ATGATCAGCAGCGATGTGATAATCCTGGGCGGCGGACTGGTCGGGCTGACGCTGGCGGCGGCGCTCGACGCGAGCGGGCTCACCAGCATCGTGATCGACCCCGCCGACCCTGACCTGCGCAAGGACGCCGCCTTCGACGGCCGTACCAGCGCGATCTCCTCTTCGTCGCTGCGAATGCTGCGGACGATCGGGGTCGCCGACCATTTTCCCGCGCCGGGCAGCCCGATCAAAGCGATCCGCGCGTCGGACGGGCTGGCGCCGGGCGGGCTCACCTTCGAGGCTGAGCCCGACGAGCCACTCGGCTGGATGCACGAGAATCGCCACCTCCGCGCCGCGCTGCGGGGACGGACCGAGGCGGGACCCGGGATCACCCTGCTGTGGCAGACCAGCGCGACGACGATCGATCGCGGCGACCATGGGGTCGCGGTGACGCTGAGCGACGGGCGCGAAGCGCGTGCGCCGCTGCTGCTGGTCGCTGAAGGGCGCAACTCGCCGACCCGCGAGGCGGCCGGGATCCGGCTGGCGCGCTGGCGCTACGACCATGCGGCGATCGTTTCGACGCTGGCACACGAGCGTCCGCACGAGGACGTCGCCTACGAGATCTTCTTCCCCGACGGACCGTTCGCGCTGCTGCCGATGACCGACCTGGCCGACGGGTCGCACCGCTCGGCGCTGGTGTGGTCGGTGGCGGGCGCCGACTCGCCGGGCTGGCTGTCGCTGAGCGACGAGGATTTCGCCGCGGAAGTGCAGGCGGCGATGGGTGGATTGCTGGGCAAGGTGCGGATGACCGCGCCGCGCTCGACCTATCCGCTCGGCTTTCACCATGCGGCGCGGATCACCGATCGCCGGCTGGCGCTGGTTGGTGACGCCGCGCACGGCATCCACCCGATCGCCGGGCAGGGGCTCAACCTCGGCTTCCGTGATGTCGCGGCGCTGGCCGAGGTGCTGGTCGACGGGGCGCGGCTCGGGCTCGACCTTGGAGATGCGCAACTGCTCGCGCGCTATCAGCAGTGGCGCGCGCTCGACACGCTGTCGGTGGCGCTGGCGACCGACAGCCTCGCGCGGCTCTACGGAGTACCGGGCAAGGCGGCTTCGGCGGTGCGGCGGTTCGGCATGGCGCTGATCGACCGGGTCGGGCCGCTCAAGGAACGGCTCAACGCCGAGGCGCGGGGGACCAGCGGGGACCTGCCGCTGCTGCTGCGCGGGTTGCCGATCTAG